The genomic region CGATCAGGATGTCCAGCTGAGGGCCGGAGTAATGACTGGCCGACAGGAACTAGTCATCACTGCCCTGGTCGATCAGGATGTCCAGCTGAGGGCCGGAGTAGGATGCTGCAAGCACCGTGGAGAGCGGGATGATTCCATGTATTGGTCTGGAATTCTATTCCGCCAGCAGGGATCTCTACTTGGTGTTTAGTGTGAATTGATCCCTTTGATttctgcaaccccccccccccaccaccaccattctaTACCTCCCAGGCAGCCTTGTCTTTTCCCAGGTACCCATTGAAGACCTTCTGGCTGGGGTTGCAGATGGTGGCAAACAAGAGACAGACtgtagagaggggtgggggcTTCATTCACATGTGTATATTACATAATGACTATATCATGAGTTGTAAGACTGTGACTTGCCGTGCCTTGTATTTTCCAGGGTTCTTTAGGGCTCGGTGTgtcgtcgtcgtcgtcgtcgtccccccccccccccccccccatggagtGGCCAGAAGTAGACAAAAAAAAGAACAAAGAGACCGGGGGAGAGTTGTATCAGGGGACGGCAGTATCAGGGGATTCACAATAGTAAATGCTATCATCATGTGACCCACACACCTCTGACGTAGGCGTACATGCGGTAGTTGCTCTTCCAGGGCTCCTGGGTGGCGTTGACATAGAAACCAGCCTCTGTGCCAAAGTCCCAGCTCTCATTTTTACCCTCGATGTTACAACCACCTGAACaccacagaaagagagggaacaagTGAGGGTGGGagtgataagtgtgtgtgtgtgctggtgtctGGTGCAACGATGATGGTTCCATGCTCAGAAGCTGCCTTCTGACTGCCAGCATTGGTGATGAAGTTCTGCTCCATGCAAGTCAATCCCGTTTAGTACAGACACATTAACATTCTCAGAGTCAAATCCATAGAGATACTGTGTGTTTATCTGCAGATGGTAGTTCATCATACATTATGTTAGTTTGTAGAACTCACTTGAGAGCCAGTACAAGACAGGACACTTCCCATTATCAGTCTTGGGAGGCAAGTAGATGGCAAAATGAATTTGACACTTGAGCTCAGTGCTGGACAAAAACATGCATTATGTTACATTTATGACTAGTTTGCCACCAAAGGTGGATTCTAAATCaatggtatataatatataacacgAAATTAATTCAAAAACTGCAGTGTGCTGCATTGATGTATTACAAATGTGGCTATAGTCACGTGATATCTACCTTCTGGTTGCCACTTGAGTTTGGGCcatagttcagttacctttgacAAGCCACGTAAGAAAGTGTTACATAATTATTGGAATTCTTTAAAAAATCTTGCTGCAAAAGTTTTGATTAAAATATAACattgcattttttttaaactacttCTAGAATGTTATGCATGCTAAAAATGAAAGTCGCGGCTCATAGTCCACAACTGCATAGAAAATTAGAAGAGAACATTGTTCGAATGTCATTGGACAGCCAGGGCAGAGGACTCGACAAAGAAGGGTCCAACCAAGGAGAGGGTCCCAATACAACACGAGCTTGATACCAGC from Oncorhynchus masou masou isolate Uvic2021 chromosome 29, UVic_Omas_1.1, whole genome shotgun sequence harbors:
- the LOC135519530 gene encoding S-formylglutathione hydrolase-like, producing MFLSSTELKCQIHFAIYLPPKTDNGKCPVLYWLSGLTCMEQNFITNAGSQKAASEHGTIIVAPDTSTRGCNIEGKNESWDFGTEAGFYVNATQEPWKSNYRMYAYVRVCLLFATICNPSQKVFNGYLGKDKAAWEV